The sequence below is a genomic window from Monodelphis domestica isolate mMonDom1 chromosome 2, mMonDom1.pri, whole genome shotgun sequence.
CCGACCCTTCATTCTGTTTTCCGGATGGAGAGACGGCGCTGGGAGAAAGTTTTCAAGCAGCATTAGGTGGGAATAGGTGATGGAGTCGGAGCTCTGGACAGCTGGTGTTGCTGGAAAGACTTCGGATGCCCGAGCACTTGTTGCCGTCAGTACACGATTAGGAGCATGGACATCTTGTTGGCTTTTTAATTCGTAGGGAACTGGAGCCCTTCAAAGCCAATTCATTGATCCAGGAAAAAAAGACTGGCGTGATGGTAGTGGCCAAGGAGAGATCCAGAGAAAAGAATCTAGACCATGGCCGAGTCCAGGGACTCTGACTGGTTGTAATTAAGTAAATGAGGAGAGTTGAATCCGTTCCCACGCTGCGCCAGGGGACTGTCTCTCCTAAGGGGTTTCCAAGCACTGCAAAGGCGTTAACCCTGTCTACACGCTGGAGCAGCTAAAACCGCATCTCTCCACTAGCCACCTTGTCATAAATTGACTAAAGGATTCCCGCCACTAAATCAAAGGCGAACCCGCCCCCCCCCCTTTACTACTTTTCAATGTCCCCCGCCCGCTCCTCTTCCCTCACCCTTCTTCATTTCCCTAGTGACGCTGACTCGTAGCTGTCCGGCAGTCTAACCTGGACCCACGGAACTGAGAAGCCAGTCCTCTTGGGAATTCTACACTCCTCTCCACAGACAGCCTAGGGGAGGCGAGGgggcacctctctctctctctctctctctctctctctctctctctctctctctctctctctctctctctctctctctctcattccttattcCCCACAGGTCTCTGATCCCCACCACTGGAGAGGTGACCAGGCTTCAGGATGCAGCTGTGCAAAGGCCGGATGCTGGGCATTTCAGTGGCCATCGCCCATGGGTTCTTCTCCGGCTCCCTCAACATCCTGCTCAAGTTCCTCATCAGCCGCTATCACTTCGCCTTCCTGACCCTGGTGCAGTGCATGACCAGCTCCACTGCTGCCCTCAGCTTGGAGCTGCTGCGGCGCCTGGGACTTGTCTCTGTGCCTCCCTTCAGCCTAAGCCTGGCGCGCCCCTTCGCCGGGGTCACAGTGCTATCCACGCTGCAGTCCAGCCTCACCCTCTGGTCCCTTCGGGGGCTCAGTTTGCCTATGTATGTGGTCTTCAAACGCTGCCTGCCCCTGGTCACTATGCTCATCGGTGTCCTGGTGCTCAAGAACGGGGCGCCCTCGCCCGGGGTCCTAGTGGCTGTACTCATCACCACATGCGGGGCAGCCCTGGCAGGTGAGCAGCATTCAACCACATATCTCTCTTCTCCATTGTATTCTCCTGGTATCGCCTGTTCCAATGTACACGCTGCCCACCCTAAAGCTCTCCTTCCTCCAaacccttctttcctccctgcttTATCCCCTGCTCATCTTCTTTTCCATTGGTTTTCCCCTTGGCGCTCCTCCAGTCTTTCTGGCCGTCTCCATTATGTGTCCCTTTAACAGTCTAGGGCCCAGTGCTTAAAGTCtttattaataatagttaacGACAAAAGGATGTCAGAGAAGGAGTTCTAGATTTGAttcaggcctgggttcaagtcccatcaaTGCTCCTTACTTGCTGTGCAGTGCCAGGtaagtcactttccctctctgggaCTTAATTTGCTCTTCTGTAAAAAATAGCTTTGGAATAAGGGAAAGAACACTCATTGGGTTGGGaattccaggttcaaatccagccctgcTACTTTCTGCCTGtgtaaacttgggcaaatcatttctctcctctgtattttcttttcctctccctaaaatgaagagactggagGAGATGATGGGTTTTTAATCTGtagtctgtgaacttgttttaaaaaatgttattaactGTATTTTAGCCCTATCATTTCCCTTTTGtcatcctttatattttattttaagcatttattctgagaaagggttcatagactTCACTATAGCATCAAAGGGGGAATCTATGGCAGAATCCCTGGAGCAGATAATCTCAATCGTGTTCTGACATGGGGCTGGAGACTTGCTTTAAAATGCTGAGCCCCTAGAGATGCCACTGTGACTAGAGCTGGGACTAGgactgggagtgggggagggggaagtgcAGTAACTGGGTAGGAGATGGGAGAGCAGGGTAGAGCCAGGTCAGAGGTGAGGTTACAGAGAGTTGCGCTTTGGGGAGGGGACAAAGTGGAGCAGAGGGACAGAGGATCCGAGATAGCCCTTCCTTGCTGAATTCCATGGCTGGATTATATTAATACATGTTCGTAGACAGGAAACCCAGAGAAGGACAATTACCTGGAGGATCAAGAACAGAGCACTCACTTTTAAGCAAAGACGGAGGGGGGAAAGTTTCCATGAGCAAAAGATCCTCAGTCCCTTGGGTGCAGTTTCCCAGTGAGGACTGTTCCAGGCTATCCTGAAGGGGAAATGGCAGCTTGGCAGCAGAGCTATGCCTTATAGCCAAGGCTTCTTCCCACACTGCAGGGAAACAATCTTGTTTCTAGGTGCAATGGGGCTTGACAATTCAGGGGCATCAGGAGAGCTCAGTGCATGTTCAAGTACTCCAGAGACAACCCTGTCAGGCTGTCAATGAAGTGGAACAGTGGGAAAAGAGAACCCATTTTAGGTTTAAAATGAGGAGGTAAGAAAGGAATCCTGTGCTcccttatttgctttttaaaaggcTGCCTAGTATTGTGATAAGAGTTGTGGGGCacaaatttgaatcctggctccaCTCCGGATCCCCCAttccttcctgtcttagaatagacTGTATGgtttctaagggctaggcaatgggggttaagggacttggccagattcacacagataggaacacagataggaagtgtctgaggtcctgcttgaacccaagatctctcatctccatacctctctatccattgaaccagcCTCCATTCCATTGTAAAActtcagacaagtcactttatttttgtactttattttctttgttgtaaTAAAAATGGAGAGTAGAGAGGAGTTGGACAATGTGACTTTTTAGGTTATTtggagatataaaatataatagacttgTTATGTATGTTGTTCCATCTTCCCTAGGAACTCAAAACACTTACATCCTTACCAAAGAGGGGATGAAGACCTGTCCTAAGAAACTGTTTGATAAATGAGAGAAATTTTAGCACAGTGAAACTGAGAATGACATAACTGTTCATCTCACAAAGTCAGGGAGAGACTCCTTGGTTTCTTTACTTCTAGTCATATCTTCATTATACATACCTCATgccaaaaaaaagtcttttttttttcactcccaGGAGCTGGTGATCTAACTGGGGACCCCATTGGGTACGTGACAGGTGTCCTGGCAGTATTAGTCCATGCTGCTTATCTTGTGCTTATTCAGAAGACCAGTGCAGACTCTGAACATGGAGCCCTCACAGCCCAGTATGCCATTGCTGTCTCTGCCACTCCTCTACTCATCATTTGCTCCTTTGCCAGCATGGACTCTATCAATGCTTGGGCCTTCCCAGGATGGAAAGATCCAGCCATGGTGTGCATCTTTGTAGCTTGCATCTTGATTGGCTGTGCCATGAACTTTACTACACTCCATTGTACTTATATTAACTCTGCTGTGACCACTAGTTTTGTTGGAGTGGTGAAAAGTATAGCCACCATCACAGTGGGTATGGTGGCCTTCAGTGATGTGGAGCCTACTTCTCTGTTCATAGCAGGTGTGGTGGTGAACACTTTTGGCTCTCTAATTTATTGTGTGGCCAAATTCATTGAGACCAGAAAACAAAGCAGTTATGAGGACCTGGAGAAAGACCAGAGGGAAGATATGCTGGAGACAAATGGAGCTCAACCGCCATTTATTATGGAGGCCTTGCCCATGGAGAAAGGAAACAGGGAAATGGGAGATGAAGAGACAGCCAGTGGGATCTCTCAGCCCTGTATGGACAAGTCTAAACATGGTGCTGTGGAAACAGCACTGGGCTCTGGCAGCAGCGATGAAGCAGAAGGAGTTAACAA
It includes:
- the SLC35D3 gene encoding solute carrier family 35 member D3; translated protein: MQLCKGRMLGISVAIAHGFFSGSLNILLKFLISRYHFAFLTLVQCMTSSTAALSLELLRRLGLVSVPPFSLSLARPFAGVTVLSTLQSSLTLWSLRGLSLPMYVVFKRCLPLVTMLIGVLVLKNGAPSPGVLVAVLITTCGAALAGAGDLTGDPIGYVTGVLAVLVHAAYLVLIQKTSADSEHGALTAQYAIAVSATPLLIICSFASMDSINAWAFPGWKDPAMVCIFVACILIGCAMNFTTLHCTYINSAVTTSFVGVVKSIATITVGMVAFSDVEPTSLFIAGVVVNTFGSLIYCVAKFIETRKQSSYEDLEKDQREDMLETNGAQPPFIMEALPMEKGNREMGDEETASGISQPCMDKSKHGAVETALGSGSSDEAEGVNKNSLKDTYLGVWRLVRGTKYRKKDYLLENEELSSP